gggagatagtgggatcgaatcccactgtcggcagccctaaatatggttttccgtggtttcccattttcacaccaggcaaatgctggggctgtagctgaattaaggccacggccgcttccttcccactcctaggcctttcctaccccatcgttgccataagacctgtctgtgtcggtgcgacgaaaacccactagcaaatatatatatactgatGTAATAATAACTCTTAAATGTAAGTGTATGTCATAATTGAATAAAGTGCCATGTAATTTagaatttatttaaattttatttttattaacctTGGTTTAAAAGGAATACAGTACATATTTGTACCACATAGATTGAATTTTTCAAACATTCTCAATTTGAATGTTCAGTGAAATTAAAAAATTGCACTCCATAGATCAAATATTTCAAATGTTCTCAGTTTTAATTTTCAGCGAACTTCTTTCTTCACTGATGTTGTCTTTCGGAATGTGCAGATTAAATACAGTACTATATTTTTCTGTTCTTGATGACTTCAGTTTGTCTAAACTATATTTGTAATCACCTTCACATATTTGTGTTTCAGGATTCCTCTAATGCTGCATCAGAAGAGACAAATGAAGACGATCCTCTGTCGGAAAATCCACATCAATCAGATGGCGATTTACAACCTGTATGTAGTGATTCCGTTATGCAGGATTGTAAGCATGAAATCGTGTTTGAAGAGCGAGTAACAAAGATCGAACCGTCAGTTGATTCGAGTGATACGACTTCTGGTATAGACATAGTGAAATTTGATCCAGATTTCGAGTTCTCTCCAGTGTTGAAGAAAAGGGACTCGGAGCAAAACGAAGTTTTGGAACACGTGTCCACTGTTAAAAAAGAAAGAGACAATTTTGACATTTTTGGAGAACTTGTTGCTCATAAACTTCGACATCTGCGCACTGATTACGCCAGGACTACAGTGGAGcat
The Anabrus simplex isolate iqAnaSimp1 chromosome 3, ASM4041472v1, whole genome shotgun sequence genome window above contains:
- the LOC136866181 gene encoding uncharacterized protein isoform X4, coding for MKEEKKLRSFVDTVESGVGLQRKKTKLGKDSELDECLYRWYVIKRREGVPLSGPVIKAQAVKFHNDLHGNNDFNASHGWFSRWKSRHGITQDSSNAASEETNEDDPLSENPHQSDGDLQPVCSDSVMQDCKHEIVFEERVTKIEPSVDSSDTTSGIDIVKFDPDFEFSPVLKKRDSEQNEVLEHVSTVKKERDNFDIFGELVAHKLRHLRTDYARTTVEHLISNILYEASMGKYDFPESNASSSASSQVTSSLISNL